The following is a genomic window from Plectropomus leopardus isolate mb chromosome 3, YSFRI_Pleo_2.0, whole genome shotgun sequence.
ATATCAGCAAACCGACCTTTACAAATTTTGATGCTCCACTTGTAGATTTTCTGAtacttggcttttttttaacactttgtgtaaaagctttttcctctctggatttaaatataattcattGTGTCTTTTAATTAGCTTTGTATACGGAAATAAGGACAACGCTGTAGATAATGAAATATTGAGGCAGTTTCACGTTCAGTGTGTGTCATTTTCATCCGTATAGAAGCTGTATGAATTGTCCTGATGTAAATTCTCCTGAGGCTTCTTCTCACTCTTTTCAAGCGCTGTCTGTTCAGCACGTTGAGCGTTGTCTGGTGTTTGTCTTGCAGAGGACGGTGAAGTTTTGTGAACAGCTGGCCACAGTAATCCCAAACGCCCACGTGTACTACAGAAGAGGTTTGGCCCTGAAGAGGATCATTCCTCAGTGCGTCGCTAGGAACTTCACCTACCTCATGGTCATCAACGAGGATCGCAAAGTGCCTAGTATCCTCAAAAGAAGCTGAGTCAGTTGAGAGGCAACGTGTGAAGCTAAATATTCATATCCAGTATTTATTGATATTGCTGTAATCTGGATAAAGAAGAGaattctgttttaaaatcaaagcagctTGCATGCTTTTTACTGAGTCTGAAATCACCATCTTCAGAGATCACTTTCATCAGATGAAAGGTCAGCGAGGaataaaaaagttgcacaggactcatttttttaatgttagttCCCTTAACCATGACTTTAAGACGGGTTGGTTCTCTGTCATCTTCCTGATGGACCAACTGCACACTTCAAGGTCAGCAGTGTTCGACTACGCAAGGAGATGAAGGCAAGTTGATCAATTTATGCTCTTTACccgtctttgttttttttttattaaaggggATGAATGTCATACCTTGACGATAACAGCGGGTTTCTGAAGATATACATGATGTATTAAGCCTAAAAGAAACTGCTTTCCCTCATTGAACTGAAACATACTGCCAACTTTGCACATTCATAACTCAAGTGATGCTGGCTCTTTTGATTTTTTGCGGCCTAAAAATCTGGATTTCACAACcacatctgtttaaaaaaatggcaatgaaaTTGTGGAAGCAAGAGAAAATTTCAAATTAgtcaagatttttaaaaataatttcttaaatttgaaGGCAGCCTGTTCCAGTGAAAATAAAACCGTACTATTCTATGTTTGTGACGTATAGTACACTCATGTTATTAACCATGCGTATTTAATCGTAGCTCACCATGACTCTTTCAGCAGGTGCTGTAGATTTGGCTACAGCCGTGTTGGTGGTGATTGACTTTGTCTGTTGTCCTCGAGTTTCGGCTGTTCTCTGGGTGTGTGTTGTGCTTGTAAAGTGTTTGTCAGTCGGTCTTGCTGTGTTTTACCACAATGCTGTTCGTGGTATTGAACAGTTTACTGCAGAACATCAGGGATTTGCCTTGTTTGGTCCCAAGCAGTCATTTTTGTAGGTAAATGTGAGATGTTTGTGTCACTCATGTCTGCAATTTCACAACCACACAAGTCAACACACAAAAAGGATTTATCCAGTGTTGCATCCATTTATCATTACTGCTGCTACATCGCGTTTTAAATATAGCCTAATTATTCAGCTTTAGTCTGATGCAGACAAAACACAAGGGAGACAACCGAAGATGAAAAATTTAGCCTAGTGGAAGGTTTGAAATGTATACAGTTATAAAGAGTAAATCAAGAACATAGAGAAATGATTGTAATTGGATGCAGTAGTTTAGAATAATGTTCGACTATTTTTCATCACGTGACGAGTGATGCAGATAATTATTCATTGATCCCATGTGAGGAAAAGTTTCACactgtttttgcaatttaaattgCGAAAACACATTATGTGCAATTAATATTTTAGTCGAACTATAACATACTGAAAACCGCTGCAGTGTTATGAAAAAGACGCTTTTTTTAAGAAAGCCTGCCACCGAGCAGGTTAGGTTCACAGAGTCAGTTACTGCTGCTCTTTCTGGAAATGAAAACCCAGAGTTTCCCTCATGTCAGGGTTAACTAGAGTTTTCACTATTCTACTTTCTGGAATACACAAGGTACAAAGTAGATTTTTCAACTgcgtttgaaaaatgaaattaaaatgtatccTTAAGTCCTGCTACATCTTAAGGAGTAGAAAAAGGAGttaagaaaacaagaaacaacgAGGGGAGTTTGTTGACATTAAACAGCTGCAGCTATGATTGGTAAGACTCATGGGGCACTATGATGaggaaaatttgaaaaaaataattgtaccGATTGGACAAATCTAGTAGGTTGTGAGGAATTCACATGGATTGTTTCAATTAGTTGAAAAAAATTGATATCACCGCAACCTTGCAGCATTTTGAAGGGACTGGTCATCTTATCAGAGagtattttctctctgcagagacGAGGCAAAGATCCGACCGAACACCATCCAGAGGTGATCCTCAACAATTTCACCACACGTCTGGGACACAGCATCGGCCGGCTGTTCGCTGCCCTCTTCCCACAAGATCCTCAGTTTGTGGGTCGACAAGTCGCCACCTTCCACAACCAGAGAGACTTCATCTTTTTCAGATTCCACAGGTGAGCATCTTCACTGTGGATATGATGCCTTGTAATATAACCCTCCCTTCTCAAAAACTGTGCCAGACACTGCatcttaaatttaaaaggtGTAAATAAATCTTTGAATCTTTGAAGGTACATCTTCAAAAACGAGAAGAAAGTCGGTATTCAGGAGCTGGGACCTCGCTTCACCCTCAAACTCCGCTCACTACAGAAAGGCACCTTCGACTCGAAGTTTGGAGAGTATGAATGGGTCCTTAAGGTATATCTTTCAGTGCTTTACCTTATCTGAATAATGTAGTCTGACATGACAGTTTTGTGTCATGTCACTTGCATAGTAAATCAACGTTTGCCTAAACGTGTTAAAAGTACTTTTGAAATATGACTCTAGCGTCCCCTTGTTTCCTTGTCAAAAAGTcgattggatttttttccagtggattttggatcattgcagaaaataaaataacaaattttcaCGATCctgaaacattttgttcagcacggtaatcttcacaaatgaacaccactttcaggatttttgaagctttATTCAAGATTATAGCTTATTCAAGATTTCCAACCAAAAGCCCCCaatgactttgagacgagggaaccagagtgGCTAAAATGCTAATGTTTTCCACAATTTAGGAGTCATTACTCTATAGGAGTTATGtcccaggtttttttttttctgattaactaaaaaaaaatgcactttctGTTTCCAGCGCCACGAGATGGATGCCTGCAGGCGGAAGTTCCAGCTTTgaattcaaaacaacaacaaccagctGTTTTCGTCAGGCAAGGACGACCTTGTTTATTATCCAAGATATTACTCATGTTTGTGGCTTTACACAAATGGACTGAATAGCTAATTTCCACATTATTTGTGGAAGAACAGTACTGGTGAGGATTTCAGGGGATCACATTGCTGTAGATTTACACTCACCTTGAAAATGACTTCTATAAAGCTGCATCCGCAGTACCCTCGACAGACGTAAGTGTGGTACAAGAGCCTGTAGCTCCTGGCAAAGACTTTTACCCTCTCTGTTAGTTGTTAGTGGAGACCAGAGGAGACATGCAGACTCCTCACATTAATCCCAGTAACCTGAAAAATTTCAGATGTAGGGTCTATAAAATGTATCTCCACATATTGAATGAATGTGGCCCAAAATGAAAAGTTATTGTGAGCTTGCTCTGGTCCCAGCATGCAGACGTACACCTGTTACATCCTGGTAATGATACAAGGAGCAGTGAACAGTAGCCAGCGTCTGGAAAAGGATAAATGGTTCAGATTGTGTCAGTGCAGCCGCTTCTGTATGTGACAACACTTTCAAAATTAATTATGGATGACGCATTGAACACAGTCACAGATTCTTATGTGTATATactcattttaataaaaaaaaaagtggcagcaagtttaaaatgtggaaataccATTTATTTACTCAAAATGAGGCATGAAAAATGTACAATTCAAAAggcacatgtgtttgtgttgatatGGATTTGTTACTTCTAAGCAAGTAGGTTAAGACATATATGGTACCACATGAGCACCTGGAAATGtgtttgagattttacaaagtcaaaagtaaaaaaaaaaaaagtaaagttaagtTAGTTGCTCGTCCCCGAACTCCCGAACACTCCTGAGACGAGTCCAGTCCACAGCGCAGGTCCACAAGGCACCACAACATCCAAAACCTGCAGAAATGTTCAATGTATTAGACCTAAAAAGCTATGGCAACATAAGTTACTGCACCGCTGACCTCGTCTCAGAGTTCGAGTTATAGTTTATGGCCTCTTCAGTTAGAGAGTGGAGAACACACGGATTAGcagtttaaaaatgatatatctTGTAACAAATAATATTGATGCAAAAGCTCAGCTGCTTATttctaagggtttttttttttgcaatagaCAGAGATGCTTTCAATCAGTTGCTAATCAATCATCAAACTGGCCAAATATTGATAATTGGAATTCATTTAATCACTGGTTGATTAAATTGCCAGACTTCTCGGGAGAGCCACCTTCAAAAGCTCATGTTACGCAGCCAAACATCATTTAAACCCATATGACATTATTTTATACTCTAGTCAAGATCCAAAAATTTCCAGATATCACGTCAGGCAAAATGACGggaaaatgtggataaaatcaCGCACGATCAGTAATCCAGTTACTGCAGCCATAAAAGCCTGTAGCGGTCATTTAATGTAAACCTTTACATGCAGCATGAGGCACATGTTATATTTCTTACACACTTCACATACTCAGCACAttatgcaatttatttattttataaatattttgcATACTGGTGTGAAAATTGAAGCCCAATgccattaatttaatttttacttttagttacTTATTACtctaatcattttttttattaatcagagCGACTAACATATCAAATTCATCACTTTATATCCTGACCCTCCCCAGagctacatgttttttttttgtttttttttttagcctcccTGCATAACGGAGGGAAAATTCATTCATTACCAGCCCTTCACCATGAATAACTAATGTCCACAGTTCCCCACACCTCCCTAACTGGCGCCACCCACAACCCGTTCAtaaaaaacagtccctaaagtaTTCGAATCCTTATTCTAAACACCATACTGAAAAAGCTGAGGAAATATATGAAGTGATTTTGTGCTCAGTGTCAGTGGTAGAaggtaacaaagtacatttactgggtacttgtacttgagtattttcttttcatgtcacttcaTACTTTTATCCCACCACAATTCAAagggaaacactgtttttattagttttatccGACTGCTTTTGTGACTTTACAAAGAAAGATTTATGCATAAAGGTTTTACAAATATGTTTTGGtataaattaaaataccaaacagtttacacaagtacagctgcaacgaTCAATTGTTTGATCAATCAGTTGACTCAGAAAATGTATTgcaaactattttgataaaactcattcttttttttctttttttttaaataataatttttcaaaagttttggggattgtttatttctctctttatgattttgagggtttttggggatttttttttttttaatccttttttttaaaaaaaaaaaatctgatttgggggtatttttttctgtttttcttttttaattttgaggtttgggggttgttttttaaagacttgtCTGCATTGGTTACTTTACTACTTtgagtacattttcctgattatacttactgaTTATAACATTTTCCATCCAGGACTTATTTACTTGTAACAAAGTGTTTTAGAGAGTACTTTTACTTGGGTAAAGGAACTGAATAATACTTTCACCACTTTCCAGTGTAGACAAGGACTGGTTTTAAGGGAATTTGGGAAGAAAATCAAGAGTTTTAGGTGTTGAAAATGAAGTCTGCTGAAACAGTTTGTGCATGGAAATCCTCATAGTTCAATATTGTAGTGTGCCTTCATGCTAACGTTACACAGATTTCCTCACAATAATtagtggaaagtaactaagtacatgtacacaagtactgtacttaagtatacaATTGAGGTATTGTACTgcacttgagtattttcttttcaagccactttatacttttactccattacatttcagagggaaatatattttttactataCTATATTTATCCGACAGCTTTAGTTCCcagttattttacaaattaagatttctgcattgaaaaaatataaaaaattctgatgttttgttattaaattaccaaacttctgaaatgattagttgaaTTATCAGTTGTCCAACTGGCATAAAATTAATTGCCACCtattataataaacattttaagtctttttctaaattacttggttattttttaatttatttaaatttaatttgtattacTATTACCTTTAGGTTTTTCTGCATTgtgtactttcacttttaatactttgatTACATATTCGTGATTTACCTACTTACAGGCTACTTGAGTAACAGTTTTGAAATGCAAGGCGTTTACCTGTgagtattttcagtgtgttATTAGTACTTTGACTTAAGTGAAAGAACTGCATACTTGTACTACTCACGATAGATGCATGTGACTGAAATCAGAGTCGTGAAACACAGAGCGGGTTAAATGAGCAGTTTACTGGGAGGCAGATGTGGGTGGTGGTACTCACGGAGGCAGAGGGTCGGTCGGGGTGTCGCTGCTATAGGAAGGAGCAGACTTTCTGTGGTCTGAACGGGTTGTTGCTGGAGGACATGCCGGTGAGCAGCGGGTCCTGCTGGGCGTTTTGAAGGCAAAACTGCTGCAGGTCCGCCGCGGCCTGAGACACCTGTGGAGGACAACCCAGTCCTGAAAAGTTAGCTTTTTGTATGACCTATTTTTCTGCgaattaaaattaaagctgATTAACACCATCGATGTTAAAACGAAAGAAAAAAGCCATATAATGAGACAACACGCCCTAAACTGTATGGTAACGTTAGCGATCGTAGCCGTTACCTTCACTCTGTTGATGCCCGCTTCAAGGCGTAACTGTTGGACGATTTTCTTCATCGCCAAGATGCTCGATGATCCCGACATTTTCAAGATATTTAAGGACTGTAGGCGTTATAAAGACGaatataaacttgttttttttctgtcgatAGCTCGCTTACTACTTCTTCCTCATCACCGAGTTTCCGGTTTTCTTCAAAGGCGTGTCCGCTGTTGCTGCCTTCAGGGAATATTGTAAAACTCAGATATATTTTCCACCGTTTTCCCCTGACATTATGGTACATGGGAAATGCCCCAAAATACTAACatgaacataaaaataaaagtagtttCTTTTTAGTTGAACATTATCAGAAGTATTTAGGCTTTAAATTCAGTAAATTATAGGGCGTAGTTTTAACATGATTTGTGCTTTATGCAATTATTTGCTTGAAGCGGTCTGTTCTGGATTATAGTGTTTCTGGTTGCTCTAAAAACGATATTATAAATCAACTCAAACTTTTTTGACACATATAACAAACATagcaattattttcaaaataaatataaaacaatatttcataataaaagcatATTCAACTGCACAATAAATAGAATATAGAGgagataaacataaaaaaacttaaacccTCAGGGTTAGCTATGAAGATggaattaaactgaaatgtataaattatCTAATAGTTTTTCAATTGTTGTAGCGTATATATTAAAATCTGTATCTCTAAAAATAGAGGAggataggtttttttttagccatatcATTTTATCTGTATAATAATTTGCCTAAATACTAATCtaattaattacatatttttctcagctgagtaattggtattaaaaaaatgttttaaaaatttgaaaagtaCCATTGTAAATCAAATCCAAAAGAGATGACAGTCTAAAAAACATACTCAATCGTCTCTTcgcagttacaaaaaaaatggcaatgagggtgaaaaaaaaatagttgtttcACGTTAAAActtaataattatgataatttccAGTGTACGCGAAAGCAGCATCAGATCAGTAGAAATTGCGGCCTCTGGTGGTGTAAGAGCATCTTACACTCACACTCCGACAGCGGAGATCTCTCGATATTCgttatcaaaataatgtttggcttttttgaagttaccttttaaaatgcaagcagtcagaaaacacacaattaaaaaacatatggcgtgtgaaaaaagaaaattaaaccaCATCATGCATCGCTTTGAGAAAACGTAATCTAAAATGCCATAATTGCCCAACTAGGATTAACCCGTTGAAATTAAAATAACGTTTAATCATCATTAAATCAGAGTATACCTTGCAAGACAGTGTCGGCTCTGGTGACCACAGATGGgataaaatgtgtctttctgCAGCAGTTGACACCATCAGCACCAGAGCAACCACTGTTGGCACTCTCATAAAAGAAACTTCACTGGGCGACTGACTGTGTTTGATTGCACTAGATTGTTACTGAGAAGTCCACGCCTTCATAGCCTTAAAAAAGGCTTCCTGCGAATAAACCTAACGGAAATCTGCCCTCTTCTtgagtttttctctttctcctcatgCTGAGCTGGACTGATAATGGAGCTGTCTTGTGAGTCAGTCAGATATCCTGAGGACAGAAGACCGTCCAGCTGCAAGGTATGATGGGGAATTAATGCATCATTGCAAAAGGTCTTTGTGCTTTGTGTACAGGAATTTATAAGATTTACTTGGGGAATCTTTGTCATTTATCAggggggtgttttttatttttggcttaaGGTAGGGAAATATTGCAGTTTACTGTCACTTGCTCATGATGCTTCTATGCACATTGAAACATGATgttatctgtgttttatgtttagTTTGTGGAGCTCCATGTGCTGTATGTGCCAGATGACCAGTGGAACGTGAAGCTCAATAAAGTCCCTGCTGAAGCCATCGAGACCTTCATATCTGCCGGGTTTATCAGGTGAGACTGCTGCAAATGTCTAATTTGATTGAGACACCAAAATAAGAACAGTTAAGTAGTGTTAAATTGTAGAGATTCAGTAGTGTGGGGTATTTAAATTCATCATtttggtttatgttttttattggaaGAACAATGGATGCATATTAATCACAGAGCAACAAAGAattctttgattttttccccccagtgtTTTCTCCCAATACCCTCCTGCCCCCCCAAAGAGAGACCATAACTGACATAGACAATAAtgacaatgaataaataatctgatgaaaattactaaaaaaaaaaataaaatggaaaaacaactatacaaaacaaaaaaaaaaacccaacaaggAAACTCAGTTGTCACAACTAGGCAGGGAGATCAAATAATCGATATAATTTAGGAGAGGTCTcaaaagttttcaaatgtataaaGGGAACATTTCAGGGAAAATCTAAGTTTCTCCAGTCTGATGGAcagtaaaatctaaaaaaaggagtaggaggTTGAACATGCTTGCATTAGGGAAGCACAAGCCATCTTGCCAACAAAGTGGTAAAGATGAGGACTCTAGAAAAATTTGACTGTAGAGAAACTCCGAACAAGGCAACAAGAGGGCCGGGTATAATAACAGTGTTGTACGCAGTTCAAAGAGTATTGAAAAATTCAGACCAGAATGTATTAAGCTTCGAGCAAGACTGAAACATGTGGGTGTGATCGGCTGCGGCTTCTCTTCTTCAGTAAAAATGGCAAACtgagttaaaaacataaattaaagtaAAGGAGTATTTAAACAAAACCTCCAGAGTGTTAAATTATTACTATTGCAACATGTAGGCAATATAATGCTATAGCTTATTGGTGGTTTGCCCATTACACCtataaaaaatgcatcataCTAACTTTATGTTTAACATGGTCTGTCcgaatctgcaaagtaaccaCGGCTGTCAGGAAAACACAGTGAAGTAAAAACAACTGTAATTCATCTAAAATTTGGTGGAGTGAAACCGTAGAGCAGGGATGTTCAACTCTGCCCAGGGCCACGTTTGCAAAATGACTGGAGTCTGAGGCCATTTACACAAATTGAGGAAAATTTGGGTCTCCACTTGGCCCCCTTAGGACTTTAggagcttagctaggacctttGTTGGGAAGCGAGGATCCTGGCACTTTATTCAATAAACAAACTCTATTATGATGCATTTTTCTGCAACCTGACTCCTTATTTACattgaaagtaaaacaaattcCCAGTGAGAAaccatttcatttcattgtaaaCTAGCAAATGGTTGTTGAGCCACCTTGAACCCTAACGCGGGCCACattggcccacaggccataaATTGAGCATCACGATAAAATAATCTCACAATCTCCAATGACTCAAAAGGTGTCAGTACAGTACagcacataaataaatgtgctttattaTTTTCCCCCtgtaataattgttttaaaagctTGATATGGTTATGGTACTATAACTGAAGCTctgcaaagctttttttttttaattccatgaAACATCAAACTTTTTCCCCAGATTTTCAGTCACGGCGTCAGATTGTAACAGGCAACTAAAACCAACTGAAACCCAGATTACGAACTATTTTACCTATACTCTTACGCTCTTATGATTATATCTTACGTTAATAATCTAAAATctccttttcatctcttttcttgtcAGAGTTTATCCTGATATCACCCTGAAAACTCTGAGAAGCGAGTTGGGAGCGCTTCTTGGCGCCGAGAGGAACATTGACAAATTCTCCTTCCTGAAATGTGTGGGGCGCAGTTTGGCACTGGTGAGTGCAGCTGGCTGTTTACTGCAGTTTTCTATAGCTGGTTTTGTTTCAGCAGGCAGACAGTAGAAAGAAACAATGCAGACAGTTTGATTAACAAGTTCACCATTCAAGTTGCTTACACTAAAGGGTGTAAAGggtgtaaagtgtgtgtgtgtgtgtgtgtgtgtgtgtgtgtgtgtgtgttagagagtgTTTTTATTGCCTTGTCTTTTACAACAACCAAATTCTTTGCTATTACAGGTCAAGAGCAAACAGGAGACGGATCTGAAAGTGAAAACATTCGCTCCACCGTATGTATGTAAAATCCATGTTCCATATTGACAgtaaacagttgtttttttggtttagttttatACACCACTAACAAAACAATCAACATAATTCAAGTTTAACAAGTCCTTAACATTTTTGGTGAGATTATGCCTTTTTCTGTATTATAAATAATAGTATTTCAGCGGCCATATTCACAGAGTATAAAGAGTTGCTCCTAGTGACTAAATTCTAAGAAAATTCTTAGAATTTTGACCTTCTCTAAGATTTTCCCCTTAAAGTTGAGACTAGCAGCTGGATAAGATGAATGTTATTTGCAAAGTGTCTCTGCCCTTAAGAGAACTCCTAAGATGAAAAACTGAAGGAGTAGGGAGGAGGACTTTAAGGTTGCTTtagaaaatgagacaaacacaaagaggaaGGATAAAAATTCCACAAATACTGAATGACAGTGATTTAATGTAATGCCACAGATTAGATGGTGCAGGGATAATGTTTGTGGCCAATCTCATTAAAGATGCACTAATATCTCCCACCCAATGTAATCAAGATATAAttccaaaaataaagtgatgacaaTTTAACTATATTTTGCAACTGTGAAGATGGAACAGTGCAGCAGCATGGTCAAATGAACAGCTCATGTCTGTCTCATATTGCGacacactttatttaacttacaCTGGGTGTCCACACCTTGCAGGCCCACAAAAGGGCATGtttgtgacaaccaatcacatctgttaaaaatCACTCCTAAACCAGGACTCCTGGTTAGAAGTTTTTAGGCTAAGATAGGAGCTCTCTGAGTGTTTGTGAATATGGCCACTGGTTTTAAAAATTGCCAGGCACTGTCTAAAATCCCCAGTATACTCCTTTGCTCCCAGTCATAGCAGCTGGATTATGAATGTAAGCTGTTGCCATTAGGCTTTCAATTTTGTATTTGCTGTGTCATCAAGGCTGCTAATCTCTTCCTTAATTTTGTTATAAACTTAAGTGATTTCCTGTATGTACTCATCCTATCTATAAGCCCTGTAGCTCTGCATTATCTGTTGATCTTCAGATGCTACACCACTTACTTTGCTGCATTGTGAACCAGTTCAACCCCTCTAATGTCTCGTTGTCATCTGTCGGCAGGCCCCACAGCCGGAGCTTTACCTGCTGCCCACCGTGGAGAACGACAGCAGCGTTTGCTCCCAGTCTGTCACCACAgacaccagcagcagctcccCAGACCACCAGACTTATTACCACCCACCCAAGGCGTGCAGTCTGCCAGCAGGAACAAAGGAGCCTATTAAATTCCCCCTCATCCCCCAGTGTTCCCATCAGCCGCCTCCCACCCCCagcctggaggaggaggaggaggaggaggaggaggaggaggaggaagatgaggagcaGAGCTATAGTTCTtcagaggcagagggagacaATGAAGAGGAGGGTCTCTCTTCCAACAAATGGGCAGAGCAACAACGTTGCCCAAGGAGGCCTCAGAATAAAAGAGCGCCACAGCCTGTTTCACAGAATAAAGGTACaatatattaacttttttgtttgtcttttttattaattacaaCAAATACTGCATTATCTGCTCTAGTTGTATAAATTCGAAGCCTGACACTTGTGCAGTTATCCAATGTGACGAAAATGCAAGTGACTTTCTGTGACTTTAAGGAGAAGTGagtaagatttaggggaatttAGTGGCGTCCAGTGGTGAGGATTTCAGATTGCTACCAACTGAATCTCCTTCCTGTTagatttccttcagtgttcattgttcaggaggtttttactggaagCTGAATgatctttctctccaaaacaaatggaccaggtcaTTAAAGGCAGcaaaaacactgagtaaagcaggttaatgttaaaaatcagtgtttctgcgACTGTCTCATCATGGAGGGTTGCTAACTGTGATGGCCGATGTGATAATTCAGAtgaccctatctagagccaggtttgatttgtctgttctgggccactgtagaaacatggtggagaTATGTAGATATAAGCGGCTTATTCGCTACAGTA
Proteins encoded in this region:
- the rpf1 gene encoding ribosome production factor 1, which produces MDITEVPVSQGNTSKKKKNKKPKKTVNPGGDGGDGGAETKEEKMEKSDPSTAAFPPTFSVSEIKNKQRRHLMFMKLKQEKRKQKMQLKKKKKKERDALGDKAPPKEVPKTIENQRVYDETTVDPEDEEIAFDEGTDEFSSYFNGITNPKVLITTSDRPRGRTVKFCEQLATVIPNAHVYYRRGLALKRIIPQCVARNFTYLMVINEDRKVPNGLVLCHLPDGPTAHFKVSSVRLRKEMKRRGKDPTEHHPEVILNNFTTRLGHSIGRLFAALFPQDPQFVGRQVATFHNQRDFIFFRFHRYIFKNEKKVGIQELGPRFTLKLRSLQKGTFDSKFGEYEWVLKRHEMDACRRKFQL